A window of the Lactuca sativa cultivar Salinas chromosome 7, Lsat_Salinas_v11, whole genome shotgun sequence genome harbors these coding sequences:
- the LOC122195187 gene encoding pleiotropic drug resistance protein 1, with product MGEDISTDYDKSKSHPAALTTENYVLNKKALLKACTDREILLVKRNSFVYIFKLFKLLVMSFIALTVFFRTEMHRHTTEDGGTYVGALFFGVVMIMFNGISEISMTITKLPVYYKQRDNLSYPSCAYALPSWVIKIPVSFHEAVVWVILTYYVVGFDPNIARSFLFHRFFKQYLLLLLVNQMSSKLFRFIGSKYDCCKHVWFIFTSFGLCFGWLCSCSKGRKEMVVVGILVISYDVHHE from the exons ATGGGAGAAGATATCTCAACGGATTATGACAAATCAAAAAGCCACCCGGCTGCTCTCACAACTGAAAATTACGTTTTAAACAAAAAGGCACTCTTGAAGGCTTGTACTGATAGAGAAATATTGCTCGTGAAAAGAAATTCATTTGTTTATATCTTCAAGTTGTTCAAG CTACTTGTGATGTCATTCATCGCCTTGACTGTGTTTTTCCGAACTGAGATGCATAGGCATACAACTGAAGATGGTGGGACATATGTGGGTGCTCTTTTCTTTGGTGTTGTTATGATCATGTTTAATGGGATCTCAGAAATATCAATGACAATTACAAAGCTGCCCGTATACTACAAACAAAGAGACAACCTATCTTACCCCTCATGTGCATATGCTCTACCCTCATGGGTCATCAAGATTCCGGTTTCGTTTCATGAAGCTGTTGTTTGGGTGATTCTCACTTATTACGTAGTTGGTTTCGATCCTAATATTGCAAG ATCTTTCTTGTTTCACAGATTCTTCAAGCAATATCTTCTGCTTTTGCTTGTTAACCAAATGTCTTCCAAATTGTTTCGGTTCATTGGGTCAAAATATGATTGTTGCAAACACGTTTGGTTTATTTTCACTTCTTTTGGTCTTTGCTTTGGGTGGCTTTGTTCTTGTTCGAA AGGACGTAAAGAAATGGTGGTTGTGGGGATACTGGTCATCTCCTATGATGTACACCATGAATGA